One genomic window of Bactrocera dorsalis isolate Fly_Bdor chromosome 4, ASM2337382v1, whole genome shotgun sequence includes the following:
- the LOC105232087 gene encoding box C/D snoRNA protein 1 produces MKRLQETVTTTELSVQTDIDKEKRVKIDNSGTSEKDADSEGEESSSSDSDNEEFNSSRHFPRLGKCEVCAAVNARYCCPKCEVKTCCLRCVQIHKKELDCDGKRNRTKFIPLRKMTKMDFMSDYYFLEECTRYVSDRKQDTIKRFTRYNKTLPTHLFRLRGAAAERHTVLRFLLPNFTRHKNNTTFFDWNLRKIFWRIEWVFVNASGLQYVDERCDEDLRLGQLLDKYVNLKNPEVVPQKKSLEYYQSAGLSKLKLLLKAEGIKRSRTRYYALDVRKTLKANLAGKTLVEFPCIFVSYEENPAGCDIIDSDEDVEAETKSHEASIEALHKQRLVESSTKDDNADTDELQAARDAKKLSNVLAEKRREARSRKREEFEKAPSNFLFTDEQLWEMLSSSSSGEETEEENSKS; encoded by the exons atgaagcGCTTACAAGAAACAGTGACCACTACGGAGTTGTCCGTACAGACTGATATTGATAAGGAGAAGCGAGTTAAGATAGATAACTCTGGCACATCAGAGAAAGATGCTGATAGCGAGGGAGAAGAGAGTAGCAGCAGTGATAGTGATAATGAAGAATTCAATAGCAG CCGCCACTTTCCACGCCTTGGTAAATGCGAAGTTTGCGCCGCTGTTAATGCGCGCTACTGCTGCCCCAAATGTGAGGTGAAAACCTGCTGCTTGCGATGTGTGCAAATACATAAAAAGGAGCTCGACTGTGATGGCAAACGCAATCGCACCAAATTCATACCACTGAGGAAAATGACCAAGATGGATTTTATGAGCGATTATTACTTTTTGGAAGAATGCACACGTTATGTTAGTGATCGCAAGCAGGATACAATCAAACGTTTCACACGTTACAATAAAACATTGCCAACACATTTGTTTCGTTTGCGTGGCGCTGCTGCAGAACGCCATACGGTGCTACGATTTTTGTTGCCTAATTTTACGCGCCACAAAAATAATACCACCTTCTTTGATTGGAATTTACGTAAAATCTTTTGGCGCATAGAGTGGGTATTCGTCAATGCGAGTGGTTTGCAATATGTAGACGAGCGTTGCGATGAGGATTTGAGATTGGGACAGTTGTTggataaatatgtgaatttaaaaaatccagAGGTTGTGCCACAAAAGAAGTCTTTAGAATACTATCAAAGTGCAGGACTGAGCAAACTGAAG TTACTGCTAAAGGCGGAAGGTATTAAGCGTTCGCGTACGCGCTATTATGCTTTAGATGTGCGTAAAACATTGAAAGCCAATTTAGCGGGCAAAACATTAGTAGAGTTCCCTTGCATTTTCGTCAGCTATGAGGAAAATCCGGCGGGTTGTGATATTATTGACAGCG ATGAGGATGTCGAAGCGGAGACCAAAAGTCACGAAGCCAGCATAGAAGCCTTACACAAACAACGTTTAGTCGAGAGTTCAACAAAAGATGATAATGCTGACACTGATGAGTTGCAAGCGGCGCGAGATGCTAAAAAGCTGTCCAATGTTTTAGCGGAGAAACGCCGTGAAGCACGCTCGCGCAAACGTGAGGAGTTTGAGAAAGCACCCAGCAATTTCCTTTTCACTGATGAGCAATTGTGGGAAATGTTATCGTCTTCATCTTCAGGTGAAGAAACAGAAGAGGAGAATAGCAAAAGCTAA